From Vogesella sp. XCS3, the proteins below share one genomic window:
- a CDS encoding sulfite exporter TauE/SafE family protein has translation MLSLTMFAVLLGFGAIAGFLAGLLGVGGGLVIVPVVVGVLEAAGLGGNYVQHLAVGTSLAVMVFTSVASVREHHKKGAVSWAIVRGMAPAMVLGTFAGSLLAGFIPSNGLKWFFVVYAYAIGAQMFLGAKPPASRNMPGLVGKGAAGGVIGMVSSWVGIGGGSMSVPFMSWCNVPVHTAIATSAALGWPIAVSGALGYLSSGWSVAGLPWGSLGFIYLPAMLALMLMTVLCAPLGARAAHTLPVAKLKKAFAVLMVVMASEMLWTLLRHG, from the coding sequence ATGTTGTCTTTAACGATGTTTGCCGTACTGCTGGGTTTTGGTGCCATTGCCGGCTTTCTGGCCGGCTTGCTGGGTGTGGGCGGTGGGCTGGTAATTGTGCCGGTGGTGGTTGGCGTGCTGGAGGCCGCAGGTTTGGGCGGCAATTATGTACAGCATCTGGCGGTGGGTACCTCGCTGGCGGTGATGGTGTTTACCAGCGTGGCCAGCGTACGCGAGCACCATAAAAAGGGCGCGGTAAGCTGGGCCATCGTGCGTGGCATGGCGCCGGCCATGGTATTGGGCACCTTTGCCGGCAGCCTGCTGGCAGGGTTTATTCCCAGTAATGGCCTGAAGTGGTTTTTTGTGGTGTACGCCTACGCCATTGGCGCGCAAATGTTTCTCGGCGCCAAGCCGCCGGCCAGCCGGAATATGCCAGGCCTGGTGGGTAAAGGCGCCGCCGGTGGCGTCATCGGGATGGTGTCCAGCTGGGTGGGTATCGGCGGCGGCTCCATGAGCGTACCGTTCATGAGCTGGTGTAACGTGCCGGTGCATACAGCTATAGCCACCAGCGCCGCGCTGGGCTGGCCGATTGCGGTATCCGGCGCGCTGGGTTACCTGTCCAGCGGCTGGAGTGTGGCGGGCTTGCCGTGGGGCAGCCTGGGCTTTATCTACCTGCCGGCCATGCTGGCATTGATGTTGATGACCGTGCTGTGCGCCCCGCTGGGTGCCCGTGCCGCGCATACCTTGCCGGTGGCAAAACTGAAAAAGGCCTTCGCCGTGCTGATGGTGGTGATGGCCAGCGAAATGCTGTGGACGCTGCTGCGCCACGGCTGA
- a CDS encoding EVE domain-containing protein: MAYWLMKSEPDDVGIDHLQAAPQRHFVWTGVRNYQARNFMRDQMQPGDLLLFWHSSCPEPGIAGIAEVVAPAHDDPSQFDPASPYFDPKSPPDKPRWQCVDVRFVRKTRLVSPAELRQHESLQDMTVLARGNRLSITPVTPEQWAYLQEHVF, translated from the coding sequence ATGGCCTACTGGCTGATGAAATCCGAGCCCGACGATGTGGGCATCGACCACCTGCAAGCCGCGCCGCAGCGCCACTTTGTGTGGACCGGTGTGCGTAACTACCAGGCGCGCAACTTCATGCGCGACCAGATGCAGCCGGGCGATTTGCTGCTGTTCTGGCACTCGTCCTGCCCCGAGCCGGGTATTGCCGGCATTGCCGAGGTGGTGGCGCCTGCGCACGACGACCCCAGCCAGTTCGACCCGGCCAGCCCTTACTTCGACCCCAAATCCCCGCCCGACAAGCCGCGCTGGCAATGCGTAGACGTACGTTTCGTGCGCAAAACCCGGCTGGTGTCACCGGCTGAATTGCGTCAGCATGAGTCCTTGCAGGACATGACCGTGCTGGCGCGCGGCAACCGTTTGTCTATTACCCCCGTCACGCCCGAACAATGGGCCTATCTGCAGGAGCACGTTTTCTGA
- a CDS encoding 5-formyltetrahydrofolate cyclo-ligase — MTAADLLSAKAQLRKTLRRARMALPRAYRQQAARAIARHASRLLCRGKHLGAYIAAGSELDMAPLMAAARGRGAALYLPVIPQRGRRLWFARLGAANLWYTHPRYGIAEYAGPQLRAERLDVLFVPLLGIDADGYRMGQGGGFYDSTLAFRRRHPRYGKPLLVGVAYDCQRVARVPREPWDVRLDYLLTESGLHRFA; from the coding sequence ATGACAGCCGCCGACCTGCTTAGCGCCAAGGCACAGCTGCGCAAAACGCTGCGCCGCGCCCGTATGGCCTTGCCGCGTGCCTATCGCCAGCAGGCCGCCCGCGCCATTGCCCGCCATGCCTCGCGCTTGTTATGCCGCGGCAAGCACCTGGGTGCCTATATCGCCGCCGGCAGCGAGCTGGACATGGCGCCGCTGATGGCCGCCGCGCGCGGCCGTGGTGCGGCGCTGTACCTGCCGGTGATCCCGCAGCGCGGGCGCCGGCTGTGGTTTGCCCGCCTGGGTGCGGCCAACCTTTGGTATACCCACCCGCGCTACGGCATTGCCGAGTACGCCGGCCCGCAGCTGCGCGCCGAGCGGCTGGACGTACTGTTTGTGCCCTTGCTGGGCATCGACGCCGACGGCTACCGCATGGGGCAGGGCGGCGGTTTCTACGACAGCACGCTGGCCTTCCGCCGCCGTCACCCGCGCTATGGCAAGCCGCTTTTGGTGGGTGTGGCCTACGACTGCCAGCGCGTGGCCCGTGTGCCGCGCGAGCCGTGGGACGTTCGCCTCGACTACCTTCTGACCGAAAGCGGCCTGCATCGTTTTGCCTGA
- a CDS encoding cell division protein ZapA, whose protein sequence is MSDVVQVDVTLLGRHFSIGTPAEERETLEQAVRLLGEKIDSIQATGRVMDTDKVAIMAALNIAHDLLKVKVGDGGLEMAAIQRKIRSMSEAADQALSAGQQGLLS, encoded by the coding sequence ATGAGCGACGTGGTTCAGGTGGACGTTACCCTGCTGGGCCGCCATTTTTCCATTGGCACCCCGGCAGAAGAGCGCGAAACGCTGGAGCAGGCCGTGCGCCTGCTGGGCGAAAAAATCGATAGTATTCAAGCCACTGGCCGCGTGATGGATACTGACAAGGTCGCCATCATGGCTGCGCTGAACATTGCCCACGATCTGTTGAAAGTGAAAGTAGGCGATGGTGGCTTGGAGATGGCCGCAATCCAGCGTAAAATACGCAGTATGAGCGAGGCAGCAGACCAGGCGCTAAGCGCCGGCCAGCAAGGCCTGCTCTCGTAG
- a CDS encoding cobalamin-binding protein codes for MRWRLWAAALWLAAPAMAAVSVRDAQGNSVVLPAPARRVVALVPHAVENLYAIGAGSQLVAAVDYSDYPPAARQLPRVGGYSGLSIEAILQQQPDLIVAWRDGGNPRTVQKLRDMGVPVYISAPLQLADIPREMRDLGQLTGHAAQADAQATAFERRIAGLQQRYRRSAPVSVFMQIGDNPVFTVSKHSFLGSLITLCGGHNVFAGAALPAPQVSIEAVVLARPQVMLAFNAANHARWQRWPQLPAVAQGLQLTLDQDTISRPGPRLAGAAEQLCSTLDHARRKLGLTPP; via the coding sequence ATGAGGTGGCGGCTATGGGCGGCTGCGCTATGGCTGGCGGCGCCGGCCATGGCGGCGGTATCGGTGCGCGATGCGCAGGGCAATAGTGTGGTACTGCCCGCACCCGCGCGCCGTGTGGTGGCGCTGGTGCCGCACGCGGTGGAAAACCTGTACGCCATTGGCGCGGGTAGCCAGCTGGTGGCGGCGGTGGATTACAGCGATTACCCGCCAGCCGCGCGCCAGCTGCCGCGTGTCGGCGGCTATAGCGGTCTGAGCATCGAAGCCATCCTGCAACAACAGCCGGATCTGATCGTGGCCTGGCGCGATGGCGGCAACCCGCGCACCGTGCAAAAGCTGCGCGATATGGGTGTGCCGGTGTATATCAGCGCCCCGCTGCAGCTGGCTGACATTCCGCGTGAGATGCGCGATCTGGGCCAGTTGACCGGCCACGCCGCCCAGGCCGACGCGCAGGCCACGGCGTTCGAGCGCCGCATCGCCGGCCTGCAGCAGCGTTATCGCCGTAGCGCGCCAGTGTCGGTATTTATGCAAATAGGCGACAACCCCGTTTTTACCGTGAGCAAGCACAGTTTTCTGGGCTCGCTCATTACCCTGTGTGGTGGCCACAATGTGTTTGCCGGGGCTGCCCTGCCTGCGCCGCAGGTCAGTATCGAGGCGGTAGTACTGGCGCGCCCGCAGGTCATGCTGGCGTTTAATGCGGCCAACCATGCCCGCTGGCAACGTTGGCCGCAGCTGCCCGCCGTCGCGCAAGGCTTGCAACTTACCCTGGATCAGGACACGATAAGCCGTCCCGGCCCGCGTCTGGCCGGGGCTGCCGAACAACTGTGTAGCACTCTGGATCATGCCAGGCGCAAGCTGGGTTTGACGCCCCCGTAG
- the cobU gene encoding bifunctional adenosylcobinamide kinase/adenosylcobinamide-phosphate guanylyltransferase has translation MTTTHLISGGARSGKSRYAESLALQHAGAVCYVATAERRSDAAFAERIAHHRARRPAHWGLAEVGRKLGEALQQAAPGSLVLVDCLGMWLMRFFDEHGQFDADAWQQQRSSLLAVLAAPPAQIVLVSNEVGWGVVPLGAETRHFVDELGRLNQDVAAVCQRVTLVACGQPLVLKGAA, from the coding sequence ATGACCACTACCCACCTGATCAGCGGCGGTGCCCGCAGCGGCAAAAGCCGCTACGCCGAAAGCCTGGCGCTGCAGCACGCCGGCGCCGTGTGCTACGTGGCCACCGCCGAGCGCCGTAGCGATGCGGCCTTTGCCGAGCGCATCGCCCACCATCGGGCGCGACGTCCGGCGCACTGGGGCCTGGCCGAGGTTGGCCGCAAGCTGGGCGAGGCGCTGCAGCAGGCCGCCCCGGGTAGCCTGGTGCTGGTGGATTGCCTGGGCATGTGGCTGATGCGCTTTTTCGACGAGCACGGCCAGTTCGACGCCGACGCCTGGCAGCAGCAACGCAGCAGCTTGCTGGCGGTGTTGGCCGCGCCGCCGGCGCAGATCGTGCTGGTGAGCAACGAGGTGGGCTGGGGCGTGGTGCCGCTGGGGGCGGAAACCCGCCATTTTGTCGACGAGCTGGGGCGGCTGAACCAGGACGTGGCAGCGGTATGCCAGCGCGTCACGCTGGTGGCCTGCGGCCAACCTTTGGTCTTGAAAGGCGCGGCATGA
- a CDS encoding TonB-dependent receptor domain-containing protein: MFKSKPLATLVALACAQAAMANQPVTLDEVVVTATRTTTPVAKVLSDITVLGREEIAQSGNLTVAELLSREAGVEFYSNGGEGKSSSLMLRGATAKQTVVLIDGVRVVSATAGTTSLEYLNPDAIERIEILRGPASSLYGADAIGGVVQIFTKRGSGAPALSANVGVGAEGKRVVGAGISGKVDRTAFNLAFSHNRTEGISARSNRLPTYNPDRDGYENTTYNASVQHQLAPGHSLNLTAFQSESVNEYDGSAKAQDEANSRLVGQSLELKNRLGEHWNSSLRYSYSADKSLNYTNGNFVKPSSYYETRQNEWQWQNDLSLGSAGLLALGLVNTEQHVLSSTAFTQTRRSVNAAFAGYQGEFGAHRLQGSVRYDDNSQFGGHRTGQVGYGFVPAAGWLLRVGYGTAFKAPSFNDLYWPLSFGYQGNPKLKPEEARNRELSAQWRQGSNSVKFTAFDNRIENLIAGNADYSSVINIDKAHITGQTLEGSTVIAGINLAANVTSQRARDEKTGKILQYRSKLHGGVTASLALDRTTLSAELRAAGKRPTSTANTEYLRGYGVVNLGADYQLDKQWTLNTKLTNVGDKRYETVKDYNQPRRGWFVGVRYAQ, translated from the coding sequence ATGTTCAAAAGCAAACCCCTGGCCACGCTGGTAGCGCTGGCCTGTGCCCAGGCCGCCATGGCCAACCAGCCTGTCACCCTGGATGAAGTGGTCGTAACCGCCACGCGTACCACCACCCCGGTGGCCAAAGTGCTATCCGATATCACCGTGCTGGGCCGCGAGGAAATCGCGCAGTCCGGCAACCTCACCGTCGCCGAGCTGCTCAGTCGCGAAGCTGGCGTGGAGTTCTACAGCAACGGTGGCGAAGGCAAGAGCAGCAGCCTGATGCTGCGCGGCGCTACGGCCAAACAGACCGTGGTGCTGATTGACGGCGTGCGCGTTGTTTCGGCTACAGCAGGGACGACCTCGCTGGAATACCTGAACCCGGACGCCATCGAGCGCATCGAGATCCTGCGCGGCCCGGCATCCAGCCTGTACGGTGCCGACGCCATCGGCGGCGTGGTGCAGATCTTTACCAAGCGCGGCAGCGGCGCGCCAGCGCTGTCGGCCAACGTGGGCGTGGGTGCCGAAGGCAAGCGTGTCGTGGGCGCCGGTATCTCCGGCAAGGTAGACCGTACCGCGTTCAACCTGGCCTTTAGCCATAATCGTACCGAAGGCATTTCGGCGCGCAGCAACCGTCTGCCTACCTATAACCCGGACCGTGACGGCTACGAGAACACCACCTACAACGCCAGCGTGCAGCACCAGCTGGCGCCTGGCCACAGCCTGAACCTGACGGCGTTCCAGTCGGAAAGCGTTAACGAATACGACGGTTCGGCCAAGGCGCAGGACGAAGCCAACTCCCGCTTGGTAGGCCAGAGCCTGGAGCTGAAAAACCGTCTGGGCGAACACTGGAACAGTAGCCTGCGTTACAGCTATAGCGCCGACAAGTCGCTGAACTATACCAACGGCAACTTCGTGAAGCCCAGTAGCTACTATGAAACCCGCCAGAATGAGTGGCAGTGGCAGAATGATCTGAGCCTGGGCAGTGCCGGCCTGCTGGCGCTGGGTTTGGTCAACACCGAGCAGCACGTCCTCAGCAGCACGGCCTTCACCCAGACCCGCCGTAGTGTGAACGCCGCGTTTGCCGGCTATCAGGGCGAGTTTGGTGCCCACCGCCTGCAGGGTAGCGTGCGTTATGACGACAACTCGCAGTTTGGCGGCCATCGTACCGGCCAGGTCGGCTACGGCTTTGTTCCTGCTGCCGGCTGGCTGCTGCGCGTGGGTTACGGTACAGCGTTCAAGGCGCCAAGCTTCAATGACCTGTACTGGCCTTTGTCCTTTGGCTACCAGGGCAACCCCAAGCTGAAACCGGAAGAAGCGCGTAACCGCGAGCTGTCCGCGCAGTGGCGCCAGGGTAGCAACAGCGTGAAGTTCACCGCCTTTGATAACCGTATTGAAAACCTGATCGCCGGTAACGCCGACTATTCCAGCGTGATCAATATCGATAAAGCCCACATCACCGGCCAGACGCTGGAAGGCAGCACCGTGATCGCCGGTATCAACCTGGCGGCCAACGTGACCTCGCAGCGTGCGCGCGACGAGAAAACCGGCAAGATACTGCAGTACCGCAGCAAGCTGCACGGTGGCGTTACCGCCAGTCTGGCGCTGGACCGCACTACGCTGAGCGCCGAGCTGCGTGCCGCCGGCAAGCGCCCTACCAGCACGGCCAATACCGAGTACCTGCGCGGCTACGGCGTGGTGAACCTGGGTGCCGACTACCAGCTGGACAAGCAGTGGACGCTGAATACCAAGCTGACCAACGTGGGTGACAAGCGTTACGAAACGGTAAAAGACTACAATCAGCCGCGCCGTGGCTGGTTTGTCGGCGTACGCTACGCCCAGTAA
- the cobT gene encoding nicotinate-nucleotide--dimethylbenzimidazole phosphoribosyltransferase, whose amino-acid sequence MPRIPAPNLSTRQAAEARQQQLTKPAGSLGKLEQLAITLAGLQGRDIPLPLSPAITVFAGDHGACAEGVSAFPPEVTGAMVANFVHGGAAISVLARANQARLEVVDAGVASDLSALPIVHAKVRAGSGNLRREAAMSRQEAEAALQVGRDAARRAIADGATLLIAGDMGIGNTTPSAALICRLTGHSVEAIVGRGTGVSDAGLAVKRQVVADALARVAGQTLDGHGVLAELGGLEIAAMAGFYLEGARQGVPLLLDGFISTAAALVAHAIDADIAPWLLASHCSQETGHALALQALGLSPLIDLGFRLGEGSGAAAALPLLQQAIALHAGMATFAEAGVAGKSA is encoded by the coding sequence ATGCCACGTATCCCCGCCCCCAATCTGTCTACCCGCCAAGCCGCCGAAGCCCGCCAGCAGCAGCTGACCAAACCCGCCGGCAGCCTGGGCAAACTGGAGCAGCTCGCCATCACCCTGGCCGGGCTGCAGGGGCGCGACATCCCGCTACCGCTGTCGCCGGCCATTACCGTGTTTGCCGGCGACCACGGCGCCTGCGCCGAGGGCGTATCGGCTTTCCCGCCAGAAGTCACCGGCGCCATGGTGGCCAACTTCGTCCACGGCGGTGCCGCCATCAGCGTACTGGCGCGTGCCAACCAGGCACGGCTGGAAGTGGTGGATGCCGGCGTGGCCAGCGACCTGTCCGCCCTGCCCATCGTGCACGCCAAGGTACGTGCCGGCAGCGGCAACCTGCGCCGTGAAGCGGCCATGAGCCGCCAGGAGGCCGAAGCCGCGCTGCAGGTTGGCCGCGACGCCGCCCGCCGCGCCATAGCCGACGGTGCCACGCTGCTGATTGCCGGCGACATGGGTATTGGCAACACCACGCCGTCTGCCGCGCTGATTTGCCGCCTCACCGGCCACAGCGTGGAGGCCATTGTGGGCCGCGGCACCGGCGTCAGCGATGCCGGCCTGGCGGTAAAACGCCAGGTCGTGGCCGATGCGCTGGCCCGCGTGGCCGGGCAAACGCTGGACGGCCACGGCGTACTGGCCGAGCTGGGCGGGCTGGAAATCGCCGCCATGGCCGGTTTTTATCTGGAAGGCGCGCGCCAGGGCGTACCGCTGTTGCTGGATGGCTTCATCAGCACCGCTGCCGCGCTGGTAGCCCACGCCATCGACGCCGATATCGCCCCATGGCTGCTGGCCAGCCATTGCTCGCAGGAAACCGGCCACGCGCTGGCACTACAGGCGCTGGGCCTGAGCCCGCTGATCGACCTGGGCTTCCGCCTGGGCGAAGGCAGCGGCGCCGCCGCCGCGCTGCCACTGCTACAGCAAGCCATCGCGCTGCACGCCGGCATGGCCACCTTTGCCGAGGCCGGCGTGGCGGGCAAAAGCGCCTGA
- a CDS encoding histidine phosphatase family protein gives MNPYTLTLLRHGDIDHQGRLIGHTDLPLTAQGQADMAASWQRIVQLAPVSCMATSPLLRCREFAVQQALASRVPLHVAPALAECHFGAWENRPLADISATTPDWQTLLARGLLTPEGGESFDAFRTRVLTGFAEWMQQARGSHRVLVSHGGVINVLLAELLGTEFNVARLMAVQRGGFAQLSILDGHPAYLTRLESPQPAS, from the coding sequence ATGAACCCCTATACCCTCACCCTGCTGCGCCACGGCGACATCGACCACCAAGGGCGGCTGATCGGCCACACCGACCTGCCGCTCACCGCACAAGGCCAGGCCGATATGGCGGCCAGCTGGCAGCGCATCGTGCAGCTGGCGCCGGTCAGCTGCATGGCCACCTCGCCACTGCTGCGTTGCCGCGAATTTGCTGTACAACAAGCGCTGGCCAGCCGCGTGCCCTTGCACGTGGCCCCGGCCTTGGCCGAGTGCCACTTTGGCGCCTGGGAAAACCGCCCGCTGGCCGATATCAGCGCCACCACGCCAGACTGGCAAACGTTACTGGCGCGCGGCCTGCTCACGCCGGAAGGCGGGGAAAGCTTCGATGCTTTCCGCACCCGTGTGCTCACCGGCTTTGCCGAGTGGATGCAGCAGGCACGCGGCAGCCACCGCGTACTGGTGAGCCACGGCGGCGTCATCAATGTGCTGCTGGCCGAGCTGCTGGGCACCGAGTTCAACGTGGCCCGGCTGATGGCGGTACAGCGCGGCGGCTTTGCCCAGCTATCGATTCTGGATGGCCACCCGGCCTACCTGACACGGCTGGAATCGCCGCAGCCAGCCAGCTAG
- a CDS encoding adenosylcobinamide-GDP ribazoletransferase has protein sequence MRTLILAIQFLTRLPTPQLKTFDPAWLADAARWFAPVGVLVGAIVWLAVLAGSLVDPWLAALAGLLAWLWVTGGLHIDGLADLADAQGAAHRSRERFLEVLKDPHLGSFGVLSLATQLIVKLVLLMLLVKLGATGLGGLPGTLVSPDVSAAYPGYHGAQDGIAALKRLAATLGGLVLVPAWARLFTVAWSATLPSLAAGSGERFAWRPHWLSFWLCGLLLAAASAWLAPVLLLAPLAGVFWWAYLKRKLGGMTGDCLGAGIEVCESLLLLALVVAAH, from the coding sequence ATGCGCACCCTCATCCTGGCGATCCAGTTTCTTACCCGCCTGCCCACGCCGCAGCTGAAAACCTTCGACCCGGCGTGGCTGGCCGACGCCGCGCGCTGGTTTGCCCCGGTGGGTGTGCTGGTGGGTGCCATCGTATGGCTGGCGGTGCTGGCGGGCAGCCTGGTGGATCCCTGGTTGGCCGCATTGGCCGGCCTGCTGGCCTGGCTGTGGGTCACTGGCGGCCTGCACATCGACGGTCTGGCCGACCTGGCCGACGCGCAGGGCGCAGCGCACCGCTCGCGCGAACGCTTTCTTGAGGTGCTGAAAGACCCGCATCTGGGCAGCTTTGGCGTACTGAGCCTGGCCACGCAGCTGATAGTGAAACTGGTGTTGCTGATGCTGCTGGTGAAGCTGGGCGCGACTGGCCTGGGCGGCTTGCCGGGTACGCTGGTTTCCCCGGATGTGTCTGCGGCTTATCCGGGCTACCACGGCGCCCAGGACGGCATCGCAGCGTTGAAAAGGTTGGCCGCCACGCTGGGCGGGCTGGTACTGGTACCAGCCTGGGCGCGGCTGTTCACCGTGGCGTGGTCGGCCACGCTGCCAAGCCTGGCGGCGGGTAGCGGCGAACGCTTTGCCTGGCGCCCGCACTGGCTGAGCTTCTGGCTGTGTGGCCTGCTGTTGGCAGCCGCCAGCGCCTGGCTGGCACCGGTACTACTGCTGGCACCACTGGCAGGGGTGTTCTGGTGGGCCTACCTGAAGCGCAAACTGGGCGGCATGACCGGAGACTGTCTGGGTGCCGGCATCGAGGTATGCGAAAGCCTGCTGCTGCTGGCGCTGGTGGTGGCAGCACACTGA